The following coding sequences are from one Dermacentor andersoni chromosome 5, qqDerAnde1_hic_scaffold, whole genome shotgun sequence window:
- the LOC126531277 gene encoding uncharacterized protein, with product MPSALDAHFNKYNRRLLASRPVIVSRLSDKSTRRVSFPSSLTLSLYITTCIILSVAGANSADVAPNLCRLMDQPLYCRCNVEDFADDATDVLCYVTRPITPDHAVFHSFQGHASVVSLAFNAFNLKHKLSFVPSGALRHCSRLERLKFTQSDLGALKTHSFYNLARLAWLSLDSNAITILEKECIADLPRLKRLELGDNRLTAVPAGSFRSLPALTHVFLERNGIRNIEDCAFEEFSNVRELDLSDNVIESLTEQTFKGLSRAIRLDLFRNKIKRLGARVFGAMPMLVELDLKYNGVAEVDPLAFDGLPQLNIIYLAYNRLRTLPAQLFMGAPSLLSVDLSQNELLTLTWRTVQDLRKIDAESFHMGLVGNQFICDCALDWVQRLENATRNDKFRRELRDITCCFDDGPAATSSPSCGTKVVALNLTSMQCHEEFEPPELPPARRYDTDKKWTESRGTLEDADASYAGSKIRRTHPVSEDKREDDDDSIKPAGKAGEVTIKDVEAALNYPKAAAASEVVSRRSSLRNSAVPVSRCCLEDIVSRLFLCVLLTFMNGVF from the exons ATGCCCTCTGCACTGGACGCGCACTTCAACAAATACAACCGGCGGCTCTTGGCCTCTCGCCCGGTCATCGTCTCGCGGCTGTCGGACAAGTCGACGCGGCGTGTTTCCTTTCCCTCTTCACTGACGTTGAG CCTCTACATAACCACATGCATTATCCTATCCGTCGCTGGCGCCAACTCGGCGGACGTGGCGCCAAACCTCTGCCGCCTCATGGACCAGCCTCTGTACTGCCGCTGCAACGTTGAGGACTTCGCGGACGACGCCACGGACGTGCTCTGCTACGTCACCAGGCCGATAACGCCGGACCACGCTGTGTTCCATTCTTTTCAAGGTCACGCATCCGTCGTTTCATTGGCCTTCAACGCGTTCAACCTCAAGCACAAACTGTCTTTCGTGCCCTCTGGCGCCCTGAGACACTGTTCTCGGCTGGAGCGACTGAAGTTCACACAGTCAGACTTGGGCGCACTGAAGACACATTCTTTCTACAACCTCGCCAGGCTAGCATGGCTTTCACTGGATTCGAACGCCATAACGATCCTGGAGAAAGAATGTATCGCCGACCTGCCGCGTCTAAAGAGGCTCGAACTTGGTGACAACAGGTTGACTGCTGTTCCAGCCGGATCTTTCCGTAGTCTTCCGGCTCTAACGCATGTCTTTCTCGAGCGAAACGGGATCAGGAACATCGAGGACTGTGCCTTCGAGGAGTTTTCCAACGTCAGAGAACTGGACCTGAGCGACAACGTCATCGAGAGCCTCACTGAGCAAACATTCAAGGGCCTTTCGCGGGCGATACGGCTTGATTTGTTTCGCAACAAGATCAAAAGGCTCGGAGCGCGGGTGTTCGGCGCGATGCCCATGCTCGTCGAGCTCGACCTCAAGTACAACGGCGTTGCCGAGGTGGACCCGTTGGCTTTCGACGGCCTGCCGCAACTGAACATCATCTACTTGGCGTACAACCGGCTTCGCACCCTTCCCGCCCAGTTGTTCATGGGTGCTCCCAGCCTGCTCAGTGTAGACCTCTCGCAGAACGAGCTGCTCACGCTTACTTGGAGGACTGTTCAAGACTTGAGAAAGATCGACGCCGAGTCCTTCCACATGGGCCTCGTGG GGAACCAGTTCATCTGTGATTGTGCTCTGGACTGGGTGCAGCGCCTGGAGAATGCCACGCGAAACGACAAGTTCCGGCGCGAACTGCGAGACATCACTTGCTGCTTCGACGATGGGCCGGCGGCGACGAGTAGCCCGAGCTGTGGAACGAAAGTGGTCGCGCTGAATCTCACGTCGATGCAGTGCCACGAGGAGTTCGAACCGCCAGAGCTGCCACCAGCGCGACGTTATGACACGGACAAGAAATGGACAGAATCTAGAGGCACGCTGGAGGACGCGGACGCCTCCTACGCCGGAAGCAAGATCCGCCGGACGCATCCAGTGTCCGAAGACAAGCGGGAAGACGACGATGACtctataaagccagcaggcaaggCAGGAGAAGTGACCATCAAGGACGTGGAGGCGGCCTTGAATTACCCGAAGGCTGCTGCGGCCAGCGAAGTTGTGTCCAGGCGCAGTAGCCTGAGGAACTCTGCCGTGCCGGTGTCCCGATGCTGCCTGGAAGACATCGTCTCGCGTCTTTTTCTCTGTGTACTCCTCACGTTTATGAACGGGGTGTTTTGA
- the LOC126531276 gene encoding neprilysin-1-like isoform X4, whose protein sequence is MHSPRPHRLTDAPLFDDEESSSTTAVAPVPRSGGGSEGILKRLFSSSGLAKTKSTMMATSSATAHTLVGREAPLSARQSTTFGQGYFIPDATPRETSPAVKIVLVTASALALAIFLCVLLLNIYRTSGSAAKNQCATQACVSYSSLLLFSINQSVDPCESFTRFVCDGWKQKQSLSVRETHFIDTLDKLRLSALSARISATRQDDVQRALALFLSCDDVGRGKSNQLPVVKKALLDAGIVWPEMPSNVDLVYTLLYCSLTLGWGTVLDFAVLSSPSGHTLIVKAGSALPFVIDKTRGFKRSVAKLTYFHTLALAFRLGRERMPTVSYYNTTDVEMEALEKLAAHHTAYVVRDSTPSPLQDIAKSTRAPVSDSRWTDCLARIKPKLIGSINVTTTARLYVAAVLQLWAHLGESRLHFFVSWCTVQVAALYANQELIENYYDKSASRIGAYHGAFCLSRAMSLSGVQALLSNEGVGDIYQSDAGAYARAITSSVREAFRSRLSNWTYFNPNVTVISEWTSLAAVFRYVAASANDTAVVPLGQQPDMTTDSFVRNWQKVAQLGSDSAGLATATLYSASKLPYYLTMPEGRDFHFLPYALSFPLFEADMTDALNYGGLGAIVSRALGGLLIDAYAADPESATPVNVLLDCLRGDPFADPGSDDAGTAFGPEAFGLGALVEAYKSVAASDRSLAGLEAYSAMQLLFIALCYNKCEGVSKRNDESLCNVPLRHLPAFAEAFRCNAHAQMNSLHRCHFI, encoded by the exons GGaggcggcagcgaaggcattctGAAGCGGCTGTTCTCGTCCTCCGGCCTGGCCAAGACGAAGTCCACGATGATGGCCACCAGCTCGGCCACAGCACACACGCTCGTGGGTCGCGAGGCGCCGCTATCCGCCAGGCAGTCGACGACCTTCGGGCAAGGGTATTTTATTCCCGATGCG ACCCCTCGGGAAACCAGCCCAGCAGTTAAAATTGTCCTGGTCACCGCCTCGGCGTTGGCGTTGGCGATCTTCCTCTGCGTCCTTCTCCTCAATATATACCGGACGAGCGGTTCGGCGGCGAAGAACCagtgcgcaacgcaagcctgcgTCTCCTACTCCAGCCTGCTGCTCTTCTCCATCAACCAGTCCGTCGACCCGTGCGAGAGCTTCACACGCTTCGTGTGCGACGGCTGGAAGCAGAAGCAGTCGCTCAGCGTGCGAGAGACCCACTTCATCGACACCCTGGATAAACTGCGCCTGTCGGCGCTCTCCGCTAGGATCTCTGCCACGAGGCAGGACGACGTGCAACGTGCGCTGGCGCTTTTCCTGAGTTGCGACGACGTCGGACGGGGCAAAAGTAACCAGCTTCCCGTCGTCAAGAAAGCCCTGCTCGACGCAGGCATCGTCTGGCCGGAAATGCCTAGCAACGTCGACTTAGTGTACACGCTGCTCTACTGTTCCCTGACGCTGGGATGGGGTACCGTGCTCGACTTTGCCGTTCTTTCGTCTCCGAGCGGACACACGCTCATCGTTAAGGCCGGCAGCGCACTTCCGTTTGTCATCGATAAGACCCGCGGTTTCAAGAGAAGCGTCGCGAAGCTTACTTACTTCCACACGCTGGCGCTCGCCTTTCGTCTAGGACGCGAACGGATGCCAACGGTCAGCTACTACAACACGACCGACGTCGAAATGGAAGCACTGGAAAAGCTCGCCGCGCACCATACCGCTTACGTAGTACGCGACAGCACTCCGTCGCCATTGCAAGACATTGCGAAGTCGACCCGCGCGCCCGTCTCCGACAGCCGCTGGACGGACTGCCTGGCCAGAATTAAGCCTAAACTTATCGGCAGCATCAACGTCACAACCACCGCTCGGCTCTACGTGGCGGCAGTCCTGCAGCTTTGGGCACATCTGGGAGAAAGCAGGTTACACTTTTTCGTCTCCTGGTGCACGGTGCAGGTGGCCGCTCTTTACGCCAACCAGGAACTCATAGAGAACTACTACGACAAGAGCGCCAGCAGAATTGGAGCCTATCACGGAGCCTTCTGCCTCAGTCGCGCCATGTCTCTGTCCGGTGTTCAGGCGTTGCTCTCCAACGAAGGCGTCGGGGACATCTATCAGAGCGACGCCGGCGCGTACGCCCGAGCGATTACTTCGTCCGTTCGCGAGGCGTTCCGTAGCCGGCTTTCCAACTGGACGTACTTCAACCCAAACGTCACGGTCATCTCCGAGTGGACATCCTTGGCGGCGGTGTTTCGCTACGTCGCCGCCTCTGCCAACGACACTGCAGTGGTACCACTTGGCCAGCAGCCGGACATGACGACCGACTCATTCGTACGTAACTGGCAAAAGGTGGCGCAGCTGGGGAGCGACTCTGCAGGCTTAGCAACCGCCACGCTTTACTCGGCGAGCAAGCTCCCCTACTACCTAACAATGCCCGAGGGCCGAGACTTCCATTTCTTGCCCTACGCTTTGTCGTTCCCCTTGTTCGAAGCCGACATGACGGATGCCCTCAACTACGGCGGCCTCGGGGCCATAGTCAGTCGCGCGCTTGGCGGGCTTCTCATCGACGCTTACGCGGCTGACCCGGAATCGGCAACGCCGGTCAACGTCCTGCTGGATTGCCTGCGCGGAGACCCGTTCGCGGACCCGGGGAGCGACGACGCGGGCACTGCCTTCGGGCCAGAAGCTTTCGGATTGGGTGCGTTAGTGGAGGCGTACAAGAGTGTGGCCGCGTCTGATCGGTCACTCGCTGGCCTGGAAGCGTACAGCGCCATGCAGCTGCTCTTCATTGCCCTATGCTACAACAAGTGTGAGGGCGTGTCGAAAAGAAACGACGAGTCCTTGTGCAACGTGCCACTGAGACACCTGCCGGCATTCGCGGAGGCCTTCCGGTGCAACGCGCATGCGCAAATGAACTCCTTGCACCGCTGCCATTTTATATGA